Proteins from one Xanthobacter autotrophicus Py2 genomic window:
- a CDS encoding inner-membrane translocator (PFAM: inner-membrane translocator~KEGG: bbr:BB0230 putative branched-chain amino acid transport system permease), giving the protein MFYREAGHFHDKYRDEMAIFQIREDRIGIRLLLIAAFVAVPLLHAAGVPPFAGDYLFSAVLTPLLILATAAIGLNLLVGYCGQISLGAGAFMGVGAYAAYNVSVHLPGLPLLATFLLAGAASAVVGLVFGIPSLRIKGLYLAVATLAAQFFLDWAFLRVGWITNYSASGSVTAPPLVIAGWHVDSPVERYLLVLAVAAIVALGAANLVRGNLGRQWMAIRDMDIAAEIIGIRPMQSKLTAFAISSFILGLAGALWAFVNLRAWEPYAFSIDRSFQLLFIVIIGGLGSIIGCFLGAAFIWLLPLAVEGIPRWLSIPIAADAAANLTLGVFGALILITLIFEPHGLARIWAIMKHKLRRWPFPY; this is encoded by the coding sequence ATGTTCTACCGTGAGGCCGGCCACTTCCACGACAAGTACCGGGACGAGATGGCGATCTTCCAGATCCGGGAGGACCGCATCGGCATCCGCCTGCTGCTGATCGCTGCCTTTGTCGCCGTGCCGCTTCTCCACGCGGCCGGCGTGCCGCCCTTCGCCGGCGACTATCTCTTCAGCGCGGTGCTGACGCCGCTCCTGATCCTCGCCACCGCCGCCATCGGCCTCAACCTGCTCGTCGGCTATTGCGGGCAGATCTCCCTCGGCGCCGGTGCCTTCATGGGGGTGGGGGCCTACGCTGCCTACAACGTGTCGGTCCACCTGCCGGGACTGCCGCTCCTCGCCACCTTCCTGCTGGCGGGTGCGGCAAGCGCCGTCGTGGGCCTCGTCTTCGGCATCCCCTCGCTGCGCATCAAGGGTCTCTACCTCGCGGTCGCGACGCTCGCCGCGCAATTCTTCCTGGACTGGGCGTTCCTGCGCGTCGGGTGGATCACCAATTATTCCGCCTCCGGCTCGGTCACTGCGCCGCCCCTCGTCATCGCCGGCTGGCACGTGGACTCGCCGGTGGAACGCTATCTGCTCGTCCTCGCCGTCGCGGCCATCGTGGCGCTCGGCGCCGCGAACCTGGTGCGGGGCAATCTCGGCCGGCAATGGATGGCGATCCGCGACATGGACATCGCGGCCGAAATCATCGGCATCCGCCCCATGCAGTCGAAGCTGACCGCGTTCGCCATCTCCTCCTTCATCCTGGGGCTCGCGGGGGCGCTGTGGGCGTTCGTCAACCTGCGCGCGTGGGAGCCCTACGCCTTCTCCATCGACCGCTCGTTCCAGCTGCTGTTCATCGTCATCATCGGCGGGCTCGGCTCCATCATCGGCTGCTTTTTGGGGGCGGCCTTCATCTGGCTGCTGCCGCTCGCGGTCGAAGGCATCCCGCGCTGGCTCTCGATCCCCATCGCTGCGGATGCCGCGGCGAACCTGACGCTCGGCGTGTTCGGCGCGCTGATCCTCATCACGCTGATCTTCGAGCCCCACGGCCTCGCCCGCATCTGGGCCATCATGAAACACAAACTCCGACGCTGGCCCTTCCCCTACTGA
- a CDS encoding inner-membrane translocator (PFAM: inner-membrane translocator~KEGG: aav:Aave_0785 inner-membrane translocator) codes for MMLGFDPAKVGFFFEVLASGLLSGILYALVALGFVLIFKASGVFNFAQGAMVLVAGLALVRALGWLETQVPFWLALMLAIAFSGALMTGIAWAVERFALRKLVNQTALTLFMATIGITFVLEGLGQQIFGAQVYKLDIGLPRDSLFVLESVFDGGILLNQLDLWSAVLAALLVVALAVFFQKTQVGRALRAVADDHAAAQSVGIPLTRVWFIVWMVAGFVAIAAAAVWGSKVGVQFSLVYVALKALPVIIVGGLTSIPGAIVGGLLIGAGEKLAEVYLGPSVGGGIEHWFAYVVALLVLLVRPQGLFGDRIIERI; via the coding sequence ATGATGCTCGGGTTCGATCCGGCCAAGGTCGGCTTCTTTTTCGAGGTGCTCGCCTCCGGGCTGCTCTCGGGCATTCTCTACGCCCTGGTGGCGCTCGGGTTCGTGCTGATATTCAAGGCCTCCGGCGTGTTCAACTTCGCCCAGGGGGCCATGGTGCTGGTCGCCGGGCTCGCCTTGGTGCGGGCCCTCGGCTGGCTCGAGACACAGGTGCCGTTCTGGTTGGCGCTGATGCTCGCCATCGCGTTCTCGGGCGCGCTGATGACCGGCATCGCCTGGGCGGTGGAGCGCTTCGCCCTGCGCAAGCTCGTGAACCAGACCGCACTGACGCTGTTCATGGCCACCATCGGTATCACCTTCGTGCTGGAGGGCCTGGGCCAGCAGATCTTCGGGGCCCAGGTCTACAAGCTCGACATCGGCCTGCCGCGCGACAGCCTGTTCGTGCTGGAGAGCGTGTTCGACGGCGGGATCCTGCTGAACCAGCTCGATCTGTGGTCGGCCGTGCTCGCGGCCCTGCTGGTGGTGGCGCTGGCCGTCTTCTTTCAGAAGACACAGGTGGGCCGTGCCCTGCGTGCCGTGGCCGACGACCATGCGGCGGCGCAGTCGGTGGGCATTCCCCTGACGCGGGTGTGGTTCATCGTGTGGATGGTGGCCGGCTTCGTCGCCATCGCCGCGGCGGCGGTTTGGGGCTCGAAGGTGGGGGTGCAGTTCTCCCTCGTCTACGTGGCGCTCAAGGCCTTGCCGGTCATCATCGTCGGCGGCCTCACCTCCATCCCCGGCGCCATCGTCGGCGGCCTGCTCATCGGCGCCGGAGAGAAGCTGGCCGAGGTCTATCTCGGTCCTTCCGTCGGCGGCGGGATCGAGCACTGGTTTGCCTATGTCGTCGCCCTCCTGGTCCTCCTGGTGCGCCCGCAGGGGCTATTCGGGGACCGTATCATCGAGCGGATCTGA
- a CDS encoding ABC transporter related (PFAM: ABC transporter related~SMART: AAA ATPase~KEGG: bbr:BB0232 putative high-affinity branched-chain amino acid transport ATP-binding protein), translating into MTALFSSTAAAGAASAARAAPAPIVRSIDATAPLLEIQRVSLSFGGVRALNDVSFDIRSGEILAIIGPNGAGKTSMLNCINGFYRPTSGYIVLDGERRTQTRPWFAARRGIARTFQNVALFKGMTTLDNIMTGRALKIRSSILGQLVRVGPAMREEIEHRRKVEEIIDFLEIQAIRKVPVGKLPYGLQKRVELGRALAMEPRLLLLDEPMAGMNLEEKEDMSRFILEVNQTYGTTITLIEHDIGVVMNLSDRIVVLDHGCKIADGTPAEVKSDPRVIDAYLGRGGA; encoded by the coding sequence ATGACGGCGCTCTTCTCCTCGACGGCCGCCGCAGGAGCGGCATCGGCCGCCCGCGCCGCCCCCGCGCCCATCGTGCGCAGCATCGACGCCACCGCGCCGCTGCTGGAGATCCAGCGCGTCAGCCTCAGCTTCGGCGGGGTCCGGGCGCTGAACGATGTCTCGTTCGACATCCGGTCGGGCGAGATCCTCGCCATCATCGGCCCGAACGGCGCCGGCAAGACCTCGATGCTCAACTGCATCAACGGCTTCTACCGTCCCACCTCCGGCTACATCGTGCTCGACGGCGAGCGCCGCACCCAGACCCGCCCTTGGTTCGCGGCCCGGCGCGGCATCGCCCGCACCTTCCAGAACGTGGCGCTCTTCAAGGGCATGACCACGCTCGACAACATCATGACCGGGCGCGCGCTGAAGATCCGCAGCAGCATCCTCGGCCAGTTGGTGCGCGTTGGCCCGGCCATGCGCGAGGAGATCGAGCACCGCCGCAAGGTGGAGGAGATCATCGACTTCCTCGAGATCCAGGCCATCCGCAAGGTGCCGGTGGGCAAGCTGCCCTACGGGCTGCAGAAGAGGGTGGAGCTGGGGCGGGCGCTGGCCATGGAACCGCGGCTTCTCCTGCTCGACGAACCCATGGCGGGCATGAACCTGGAGGAGAAGGAAGACATGAGCCGCTTCATCCTTGAGGTGAACCAGACCTACGGCACCACCATCACCCTGATCGAGCACGACATCGGCGTGGTGATGAACCTGTCCGACCGCATCGTCGTGCTCGACCACGGCTGCAAGATCGCCGACGGCACGCCGGCCGAAGTCAAGAGCGACCCGCGCGTCATCGACGCTTATCTCGGCCGGGGAGGAGCATGA
- a CDS encoding AMP-dependent synthetase and ligase (PFAM: AMP-dependent synthetase and ligase~KEGG: azo:azo3447 putative acetyl-coenzyme A synthetase), with translation MADTYAADTFPKLLLDNAARRPARPAMREKRYGIWKTWTWADLTREIEALSLGLKVAGIAPGQRVAVIGVNRSRLYWSILAAQCVGAVPVPLYPDAVAQEMAYLLAHAEVTAAIVEDQEQVDKLLSVLPELPALRLIAYDEPRGMRDYVCEACALTSLDAIMASGRQETAGAGLSRAFTDLVARTGGGDTSIILYTSGTTGRPKGTVISSERAISAARQTVAADRLDETDEVLAYLPIAWAGDHYLNYAQAFVAGFCMSCPEEPETVAIDIFEIGPTFYFAPPRVLEDLLTRIMISMEDAGRAKRWLFDRFMGVARCWGEPILNGRADVPLHGRLLYALGEALIYGPVKNVLGFSRIKVAYTAGEAIGPDLFAFYRSIGVNLKQFYGQTEAFLYISTQPDGQIRSDTVGPAAPGVEIRIVESGEVQFRSPGQFVEYLGDPVRTAETLTPDGFVRTGDAGFIGQDGHLRIIDRAKDVGRLTDGTLFAPKYIENKLKFFPNIKEAVAFGDGRDFVAAFINIDLTALGNWAERNGVSYGSYQELAALPQVYDIIRGHIRQVNRDLAAEPAMAGAAITRFVILHKELDADDGELTRTRKVRRAFVQEKYAGLVATLYDNASECFVSTEVTFEDGRKGRIEATLTLAEVDDRGPHPHQRETLAA, from the coding sequence GTGGCCGACACCTACGCCGCAGACACCTTTCCCAAGCTGCTGCTCGACAATGCCGCCCGCCGCCCGGCCCGCCCCGCCATGCGGGAGAAGCGATACGGAATCTGGAAGACCTGGACCTGGGCCGACCTCACCCGTGAGATCGAGGCGCTGTCCCTCGGCCTGAAGGTAGCGGGCATCGCGCCCGGCCAGCGCGTGGCGGTCATCGGCGTCAATCGCTCGCGCCTTTACTGGAGCATCCTCGCCGCTCAGTGCGTGGGCGCCGTGCCGGTTCCGCTCTATCCGGACGCGGTAGCCCAGGAGATGGCTTACCTGCTCGCCCATGCGGAAGTCACCGCCGCCATCGTCGAGGACCAGGAGCAGGTGGACAAGCTCCTGTCCGTGCTCCCCGAGCTGCCGGCGCTCCGGCTCATCGCCTATGACGAACCCCGCGGCATGCGCGATTATGTCTGCGAGGCCTGCGCGCTCACCAGCCTCGACGCGATCATGGCCTCCGGCCGGCAGGAGACGGCCGGCGCAGGCCTCAGCCGCGCCTTCACCGACTTAGTCGCCCGCACCGGGGGCGGCGACACCTCGATCATCCTCTATACGTCCGGCACCACCGGTCGGCCGAAGGGGACTGTCATCTCCTCCGAGCGGGCCATCAGCGCCGCCCGTCAGACGGTGGCGGCGGACCGCCTCGACGAGACCGACGAGGTGCTCGCCTATCTGCCCATCGCCTGGGCCGGCGACCACTATCTCAACTATGCCCAGGCCTTCGTTGCCGGCTTCTGCATGTCCTGCCCGGAAGAGCCGGAAACGGTGGCTATCGACATCTTCGAGATCGGCCCCACCTTCTATTTCGCGCCGCCGCGGGTGCTGGAGGACCTGCTCACCCGCATCATGATCTCCATGGAGGATGCGGGCCGTGCCAAGCGCTGGCTGTTCGACCGCTTCATGGGCGTGGCGCGGTGCTGGGGCGAGCCGATCCTCAACGGAAGGGCCGACGTGCCGCTCCACGGCCGCCTGCTCTACGCCCTCGGCGAGGCCCTGATCTACGGGCCGGTCAAGAACGTGCTCGGCTTCTCGCGCATCAAGGTCGCCTATACGGCGGGCGAGGCCATCGGGCCGGACCTGTTCGCCTTCTACCGCTCCATCGGCGTGAACCTGAAGCAGTTCTACGGCCAGACGGAAGCCTTCCTCTACATCTCGACCCAGCCCGACGGGCAGATCCGCTCCGATACGGTGGGGCCGGCGGCGCCGGGGGTGGAGATCCGCATCGTCGAGAGCGGCGAGGTGCAGTTCCGCTCGCCGGGCCAGTTCGTGGAATATCTCGGCGATCCCGTCCGCACCGCGGAGACCCTGACCCCGGACGGATTCGTGCGCACGGGCGACGCCGGCTTCATCGGCCAGGACGGGCACCTGCGCATCATCGACCGCGCCAAAGACGTGGGCCGGCTCACCGACGGAACCCTGTTCGCGCCCAAATATATCGAGAACAAGCTGAAGTTCTTTCCCAATATCAAGGAGGCCGTGGCCTTCGGCGACGGGCGCGACTTCGTTGCCGCCTTCATCAACATCGACCTCACCGCGCTCGGCAACTGGGCGGAGCGCAACGGCGTGAGCTACGGCTCCTACCAGGAGCTGGCAGCGCTGCCGCAGGTCTACGACATCATCCGAGGCCACATCCGCCAGGTGAACCGTGATCTCGCGGCGGAGCCCGCCATGGCGGGCGCGGCCATTACCCGCTTCGTCATCCTGCACAAGGAGCTCGATGCCGATGACGGCGAGCTGACGCGCACACGCAAGGTGCGCCGCGCCTTCGTGCAGGAGAAGTATGCCGGCCTTGTCGCCACCCTCTACGACAATGCCAGCGAATGCTTCGTGAGCACCGAAGTCACGTTCGAGGATGGCCGCAAGGGACGCATCGAGGCCACGCTCACCCTCGCCGAGGTCGACGATCGGGGCCCGCACCCTCACCAGCGCGAGACATTGGCAGCATGA
- a CDS encoding putative phenylacetate-CoA ligase (KEGG: bbt:BBta_5720 putative phenylacetate-CoA ligase): MTALEQPVISDIYFSAREVMDPEAREWDLLGRLPGLVARAMQAPGWRRHLAGIDPGGVRDRQALACLPILRKADLMRLQAECPPLGGLACAPVSSFKRLFLSPGPVAEPEGHGPDWWGTARGLHAAGMRRGDIAINCFSHHLTPGARFVESGMHAIGAAVIAGGVGNTDQQVEAICRYGATCYLGTPDFLKLLLDRAAELGKSTRTLTKGFVSGAALPSSLRALLSARGVSVLQGYASADVGLIAYETVPDDGLVLNEERLVEIVDPSTGTPVEPGAVGEVVVTRFDADYPMIRLATGDLSAVKPGLSPCGRTNQRLAGWLGRADQSAKVKGMFVHPSQVAELALRFPELANVRLVVLRAREQDALRLEAECASAGAGLEQAIAQALRDITKLGGEVLLVPPGTLAPDGRAIIDMR, encoded by the coding sequence ATGACGGCACTGGAACAGCCGGTGATTTCCGACATCTATTTCAGCGCCCGGGAGGTCATGGATCCCGAAGCGCGGGAGTGGGACCTCCTCGGCCGGCTCCCCGGCCTTGTCGCGCGCGCCATGCAGGCCCCCGGCTGGCGCCGCCACCTCGCAGGCATCGATCCGGGCGGCGTGAGGGACCGGCAGGCGCTCGCGTGCCTGCCGATCCTGCGCAAGGCGGACCTGATGCGGCTCCAGGCGGAATGCCCCCCGCTGGGTGGGCTCGCCTGCGCGCCGGTCTCCTCCTTCAAGCGCCTGTTTCTTTCCCCGGGACCGGTGGCGGAGCCGGAAGGCCATGGTCCCGACTGGTGGGGAACCGCCCGCGGCCTCCATGCCGCCGGCATGCGGCGGGGCGACATCGCCATCAACTGCTTTTCCCACCACCTCACTCCGGGCGCCCGGTTCGTCGAGAGCGGCATGCACGCCATCGGTGCCGCCGTCATTGCGGGCGGCGTCGGCAACACCGACCAGCAGGTGGAAGCCATCTGCCGCTACGGCGCCACCTGTTATCTCGGCACGCCCGATTTTCTGAAGCTGCTGCTCGACCGGGCCGCGGAATTGGGCAAGAGCACGCGGACGCTGACGAAAGGGTTTGTCTCCGGCGCGGCGCTTCCCTCCTCCCTGCGGGCGTTGCTGTCGGCCCGCGGTGTTTCGGTCCTTCAGGGATACGCCTCCGCCGATGTCGGGCTGATCGCCTACGAGACCGTGCCGGACGACGGCTTGGTCCTCAACGAGGAGCGCCTCGTCGAAATCGTCGATCCCTCCACCGGCACGCCCGTGGAGCCGGGAGCGGTGGGCGAGGTGGTGGTCACGCGCTTCGACGCCGACTACCCGATGATCCGCCTGGCCACCGGAGACCTCTCGGCCGTCAAGCCCGGCCTTTCCCCGTGCGGCAGGACCAATCAGCGGCTCGCGGGCTGGCTGGGCCGCGCCGACCAGAGCGCCAAGGTGAAGGGCATGTTCGTCCACCCCTCGCAGGTGGCCGAGCTCGCTTTGAGGTTTCCCGAGCTCGCCAATGTGCGTCTCGTGGTCCTTCGCGCACGGGAGCAGGACGCCCTGCGGCTCGAGGCGGAATGCGCGAGCGCCGGTGCTGGCCTGGAGCAGGCCATCGCGCAGGCGCTGAGGGACATCACCAAGCTCGGCGGCGAGGTCCTGCTCGTGCCCCCGGGCACCCTGGCCCCGGACGGCCGCGCCATCATCGACATGCGCTGA